Proteins found in one Arachis stenosperma cultivar V10309 chromosome 8, arast.V10309.gnm1.PFL2, whole genome shotgun sequence genomic segment:
- the LOC130946556 gene encoding probable glucuronoxylan glucuronosyltransferase IRX7 has product MNLFHHKHGYNYNKLNQHYQQQQQDRNCFCTYYKWLLWLSLSLYFFTSFLITNNNNTTAQKTEPTENLVKSHVVPRTLLESSNIASKLKNMKVFIYELPSKYNTDWLTNERCSTHLFASEVAIHRALLTSDLRTFDPNQADFFFVPVYVSCNFSTVNGFPSISHARNLISSAVQLISTHHPFWNRTSGSDHVFVASHDFGACFHNLEDVAMQHGIPETMKNSIVLQTFGVEYQHPCQQVENVVIPPYVSPESVRKTLAKNSPANGRRDIFAFFRGKMEVHPKNISGRFYSKRVRTVIWRKFSGDRRFYLKRHRFAGYQSEIARSVFCLCPLGWAPWSPRLVESVLLGCVPVIISDGIRLPFSSAVRWPDISVRVAERDVGKLGRILERVAATNLTAIQRNLWDPRTRRALMFNEEVQEGDATWHTLVSLSEKLGRSYGRSTVSGELESDT; this is encoded by the exons ATGAACCTCTTTCATCACAAACATGGCTACAACTACAACAAGCTCAATCAGCATTATCAACAGCAACAACAAGATAGAAACTGCTTCTGCACATACTACAAATGGCTTCTATggctctctctctccctctacttcttcacctcTTTTCTCATCACCAATAACAACAACACCACCGCCCAAAAAACAGAACCAACCGAGAACTTAGTTAAATCCCATGTTGTACCTCGTACACTGTTAGAATCCAGCAACATTGCAAGCAAACTGAAGAATATGAAGGTGTTCATCTACGAGCTCCCATCAAAGTACAACACAGATTGGTTAACCAACGAGAGGTGCAGCACTCACTTGTTTGCGTCCGAAGTCGCCATTCACAGAGCACTCTTGACCAGCGACCTTCGAACCTTTGACCCCAACCAAGCTGACTTCTTCTTCGTCCCAGTCTACGTCTCCTGCAACTTCAGCACCGTCAATGGCTTCCCTTCAATCTCACACGCCCGCAACCTCATTTCCTCCGCGGTGCAACTCATCTCCACACACCACCCTTTCTGGAACCGCACCTCCGGATCCGACCACGTCTTCGTCGCTTCCCATGATTTTGGCGCTTGTTTCCACAACCTC GAAGATGTGGCGATGCAGCATGGAATACCGGAAACAATGAAGAACTCAATAGTGTTGCAGACGTTCGGCGTTGAGTACCAGCACCCGTGCCAACAAGTTGAGAATGTAGTCATACCGCCATACGTGTCGCCGGAAAGTGTACGGAAGACTCTTGCTAAGAATTCTCCGGCGAACGGACGCAGAGACATTTTTGCGTTCTTCCGTGGGaaaatggaggttcatcctaaGAACATAAGCGGAAGGTTTTACAGCAA gaGAGTGAGGACGGTGATATGGCGTAAATTCAGCGGTGACCGGAGATTTTACCTCAAGAGGCATAGGTTTGCCGGTTACCAGTCAGAGATAGCGAGGTCTGTTTTCTGTTTGTGTCCACTTGGGTGGGCCCCATGGAGTCCCAGACTGGTTGAGTCTGTTTTATTGGGATGCGTGCCGGTAATTATCTCAGACGGTATTCGGTTACCGTTTTCGTCTGCCGTGAGGTGGCCGGATATTTCCGTTAGGGTGGCGGAGAGGGACGTCGGGAAGCTTGGGAGGATCCTTGAGCGCGTGGCAGCGACGAACCTCACGGCGATTCAGAGGAACCTGTGGGACCCGAGAACGAGGCGGGCCCTGATGTTCAATGAGGAGGTGCAGGAAGGGGATGCCACGTGGCACACTCTGGTTAGTCTGAGTGAGAAGCTTGGTAGGTCTTACGGTAGGTCTACGGTTTCCGGCGAATTGGAGAGTGACACGTAA